From Streptomyces sp. NBC_00683, one genomic window encodes:
- a CDS encoding TOBE domain-containing protein produces the protein MSLSIRNQFPGTVTSVTAGAVMATVKVRLAGGQEVTAAITLEAVQDLGLTEGASVRTLVKSTEVSLATGAVAGLSIRNQIPGTITDVATGGAMASVKVSVEGGELTSAITEDAVTDLGLAPGMPVVALIKSTEIALAAV, from the coding sequence ATGAGCCTGAGCATCCGTAACCAGTTCCCCGGCACCGTCACCTCCGTCACCGCAGGTGCAGTCATGGCCACCGTGAAGGTCCGCCTGGCGGGCGGCCAGGAGGTCACGGCCGCGATCACGCTCGAGGCCGTCCAGGATCTCGGCCTCACCGAAGGGGCCTCGGTCCGCACGCTGGTCAAGTCCACCGAGGTGTCCCTGGCCACCGGCGCCGTCGCGGGGCTGAGCATCCGCAATCAGATCCCCGGCACCATCACCGACGTCGCGACCGGCGGCGCGATGGCGAGCGTCAAGGTGTCCGTCGAGGGCGGCGAACTCACCTCCGCGATCACCGAGGACGCGGTGACCGACCTCGGTCTCGCCCCCGGAATGCCCGTCGTCGCCCTGATCAAGTCGACCGAGATCGCCCTGGCAGCCGTCTGA
- a CDS encoding TOBE domain-containing protein, translating to MQSYTIGQAARLLGVSPDTARRWADAGRVATHREESGRRLIDGRDLAAFAIEVAQGGIGEDDTSYTSARNAFPGIVTAVKLGDVAAQVEIQAGPHRLVSLLTREAVEELGLEVGMQATARVKSTSVHIDRT from the coding sequence ATGCAGTCCTACACCATCGGTCAGGCAGCACGTCTGCTCGGCGTCAGCCCCGACACCGCCCGCCGCTGGGCGGATGCCGGCCGGGTCGCGACCCACCGCGAGGAGAGCGGGCGCCGCCTCATCGACGGCCGGGATCTGGCCGCGTTCGCCATCGAGGTCGCGCAGGGGGGCATCGGTGAGGACGACACGTCCTACACGTCGGCCCGCAACGCCTTCCCCGGCATCGTGACCGCCGTCAAACTCGGCGACGTCGCGGCCCAGGTGGAGATCCAGGCCGGCCCGCACAGGCTCGTATCGCTCCTGACCCGGGAAGCGGTCGAGGAACTGGGGCTGGAGGTCGGCATGCAGGCCACCGCCCGCGTCAAGTCGACCAGCGTGCACATCGACCGCACCTGA
- a CDS encoding molybdopterin-dependent oxidoreductase: MSRLRAQSRTSPAQLASLAVLGDVDRPATLTVDDLRTGWEQHRAEVMFECATSGPRRHRFEGPLLREVVLDSHPLFDARRRKDRSRFVLSVTGGDGHHTVLAWAEVDADFGNAPVLLATRMDGEDLDMAGSQLVVPVDRCGARYISAITRVRVRALPKDA, encoded by the coding sequence ATGAGCCGACTCCGTGCGCAATCCCGCACCTCTCCCGCGCAGCTCGCATCGTTGGCCGTGCTCGGGGATGTCGACCGTCCGGCCACGCTGACAGTGGACGACCTGCGGACCGGATGGGAGCAGCACCGGGCCGAGGTGATGTTCGAGTGCGCCACGAGCGGGCCGCGGCGGCACCGGTTCGAAGGACCGCTGCTGCGTGAGGTGGTCCTGGACTCGCATCCGCTGTTCGACGCCCGCCGGCGCAAGGACCGGTCCCGCTTCGTCCTGTCGGTCACCGGCGGGGACGGGCACCACACGGTGCTGGCCTGGGCGGAGGTCGATGCCGATTTCGGGAACGCCCCTGTCCTCCTGGCCACCCGGATGGACGGGGAGGATCTGGACATGGCCGGCAGCCAGCTGGTCGTGCCGGTCGACCGGTGCGGGGCGCGCTACATCAGCGCCATCACCCGTGTGCGGGTCCGCGCGTTGCCGAAGGACGCATAG